From a region of the Salvelinus alpinus chromosome 2, SLU_Salpinus.1, whole genome shotgun sequence genome:
- the LOC139542638 gene encoding proliferation-associated protein 2G4-like isoform X2: MVIEAAKSGVSVLSLCEKGDAHIMAETGKVFRKEKDLKKGIAFPTSVSVNNCVCHFSPLKSDPDYTLKDGDLVKIDLGVHVDGFISNVAHSFVVGATKEAPVTGKKADVITAAHLCAEAALRLVKPGNQNSKVTEAWNKIAQSFKCTAIEGMLSHQLKQHVIDGEKTIIQNPTDQQRKDHEKAEFEVHEVYAVDVLISTGEGKARDGGQRTTIYKRDPSKQYGLKMKTSRMFFSEVERRFDAMPFTLRAFEDEAKARLGVVECAKHELLQPFSVLNEKEGEFVAQFKFTVLLMANGPHKITSGPFEPELYKSEHEVQDADLRTLLQSSASRKTQKKKKKKASKTVETTTGQPTEESNKAAE, from the exons ATGGTGATTGAGGCGGCCAAGTCAGGGGTGTCTGTGCTCAGTCTCTGTGAAAAGGGAGATGCTCACATCATGGCAGAAACTGGCAAGGTCTTCAGGAAGGAAAAAGACTTGAAGAAAG GAATTGCCTTCCCCACCAGCGTCTCAGTCAATAACTGTGTTTGCCACTTCTCTCCCCTGAAGAGTGACCCTGACTACACACTTAAAGATGGAGATCTGGTCAAAAT TGATCTTGGAGTCCATGTTGATGGCTTCATCTCAAATGTGGCTCATAGCTTTGTTGTGGGAGCTACCAAG GAGGCGCCAGTGACGGGGAAGAAAGCTGATGTGATAACGGCAGCTCATCTGTGTGCGGAGGCAGCCCTACGTCTTGTCAAGCCTGGCAACCAGAACTCAAAGGTGACAGAGGCTTGGAACAAGATCGCTCAGTCATTCAAATGCACAGCCATCGAGG GTATGTTATCTCATCAGCTGAAGCAACACGTCATCGATGGAGAGAAAACCATCATTCAGAACCCCACAGACCAGCAAAG GAAGGACCATGAGAAGGCAGAGTTTGAGGTGCACGAGGTCTACGCTGTTGATGTGCTGATCAGCACTGGTGAAGGGAAg GCCAGGGATGGAGGCCAGAGGACCACCATTTACAAGAGGGACCCCAGTAAGCAGTACGGGCTGAAGATGAAGACCTCCCGCATGTTCTTCAGCGAGGTGGAGCGACGCTTTGACGCCATGCCCTTCACTCTCAG ggCGTTTGAGGATGAGGCCAAAGCCCGCCTGGGCGTGGTGGAGTGTGCCAAACACGAGTTGCTACAGCCTTTCAGTGTGCTCAATGAGAAGGAGG GAGAGTTTGTGGCCCAGTTTAAGTTCACAGTGCTGCTGATGGCCAACGGCCCCCATAAAATCACCAGTGGACCCTTTGAGCCAGAGCTCTACAAGTCAGAGCACGAGGTGCAGGATGCAGACCTGAGG ACTCTACTACAGAGCTCAGCCAGTCGCAaaacacagaagaagaagaaaaagaag GCCTCCAAGACTGTGGAAACCACTACTGGACAGCCAACCGAGGAGAGCAACAAGGCTGCAGAGTAG
- the LOC139542638 gene encoding proliferation-associated protein 2G4-like isoform X1: MSDNEEQEQTIAEDLVVTKYKMGGDIANQALRMVIEAAKSGVSVLSLCEKGDAHIMAETGKVFRKEKDLKKGIAFPTSVSVNNCVCHFSPLKSDPDYTLKDGDLVKIDLGVHVDGFISNVAHSFVVGATKEAPVTGKKADVITAAHLCAEAALRLVKPGNQNSKVTEAWNKIAQSFKCTAIEGMLSHQLKQHVIDGEKTIIQNPTDQQRKDHEKAEFEVHEVYAVDVLISTGEGKARDGGQRTTIYKRDPSKQYGLKMKTSRMFFSEVERRFDAMPFTLRAFEDEAKARLGVVECAKHELLQPFSVLNEKEGEFVAQFKFTVLLMANGPHKITSGPFEPELYKSEHEVQDADLRTLLQSSASRKTQKKKKKKASKTVETTTGQPTEESNKAAE, encoded by the exons agGCCCTGCGCATGGTGATTGAGGCGGCCAAGTCAGGGGTGTCTGTGCTCAGTCTCTGTGAAAAGGGAGATGCTCACATCATGGCAGAAACTGGCAAGGTCTTCAGGAAGGAAAAAGACTTGAAGAAAG GAATTGCCTTCCCCACCAGCGTCTCAGTCAATAACTGTGTTTGCCACTTCTCTCCCCTGAAGAGTGACCCTGACTACACACTTAAAGATGGAGATCTGGTCAAAAT TGATCTTGGAGTCCATGTTGATGGCTTCATCTCAAATGTGGCTCATAGCTTTGTTGTGGGAGCTACCAAG GAGGCGCCAGTGACGGGGAAGAAAGCTGATGTGATAACGGCAGCTCATCTGTGTGCGGAGGCAGCCCTACGTCTTGTCAAGCCTGGCAACCAGAACTCAAAGGTGACAGAGGCTTGGAACAAGATCGCTCAGTCATTCAAATGCACAGCCATCGAGG GTATGTTATCTCATCAGCTGAAGCAACACGTCATCGATGGAGAGAAAACCATCATTCAGAACCCCACAGACCAGCAAAG GAAGGACCATGAGAAGGCAGAGTTTGAGGTGCACGAGGTCTACGCTGTTGATGTGCTGATCAGCACTGGTGAAGGGAAg GCCAGGGATGGAGGCCAGAGGACCACCATTTACAAGAGGGACCCCAGTAAGCAGTACGGGCTGAAGATGAAGACCTCCCGCATGTTCTTCAGCGAGGTGGAGCGACGCTTTGACGCCATGCCCTTCACTCTCAG ggCGTTTGAGGATGAGGCCAAAGCCCGCCTGGGCGTGGTGGAGTGTGCCAAACACGAGTTGCTACAGCCTTTCAGTGTGCTCAATGAGAAGGAGG GAGAGTTTGTGGCCCAGTTTAAGTTCACAGTGCTGCTGATGGCCAACGGCCCCCATAAAATCACCAGTGGACCCTTTGAGCCAGAGCTCTACAAGTCAGAGCACGAGGTGCAGGATGCAGACCTGAGG ACTCTACTACAGAGCTCAGCCAGTCGCAaaacacagaagaagaagaaaaagaag GCCTCCAAGACTGTGGAAACCACTACTGGACAGCCAACCGAGGAGAGCAACAAGGCTGCAGAGTAG